The following proteins come from a genomic window of Micavibrio aeruginosavorus EPB:
- a CDS encoding NADP-dependent malic enzyme, which translates to MKDTLHDAALEYHRLPTPGKISITPTTPLATQRDLALAYSPGVAVPCLEIEKDPLKALDYTSRGNLVAVISNGTAVLGLGDIGALASKPVMEGKAVLFKKFANLDAIDIEVDEKDVDKLVEIIAALEPSFGGINLEDIKAPECFEVEKRLKERMNIPVFHDDQHGTAIIVAAAIKNWLHLKGRKFEDIRLVANGAGAAALACLNLLVNAGLPKKNIIVCDRKGVVYKGRVEQMDPYKEQFAADTNSRTLDEALEGADIFLGLSAAGALTGDMVKKMGKAPLIMALANPTPEIMPEEAREAKPDAIICTGRSDYTNQVNNVLCFPFLFRGALDVGATAINEEMKLACVNAIAELARKEVTAEVAAVYPDEHLEFGPEYLIPKPFDPRLITTLPVAVAKAAIESGVAARPITDWVAYSEKLNSYTYRTSMAMRPLFSRAKAHPKRVVYAEGEEERVLRAVQTVVDEHLASPILIGRKDVVETRLKRLGLRMKMGKDFELIDPEYDPRYRDYWSSYHQIMERRGVTPAVARTVLRTNFTVIGALMVQKREADAMICGTVGQYQSHLKDVVDIIGLRPGVETAAALNALILPRGTFFICDTQVNPNPSVAQLSEMTILAAEEVSRFGIKPKIAMLSHSNFGTGNTDTACRMRAALADIRNRAPELEIDGEMHADSALSEAIRAVSMPNSTLTGVANMFVMPNIDSANISFNMLRILGEGISIGPILLGLAMPAHILTPSVTPRGIINMTALATVSAQVHETESGADAPKQAIAV; encoded by the coding sequence ATGAAAGACACGCTGCACGACGCCGCCCTTGAATACCACCGCCTGCCGACACCGGGGAAAATTTCGATTACCCCGACCACACCGCTGGCAACCCAGCGGGACCTGGCGCTGGCCTATTCCCCCGGCGTGGCTGTGCCTTGTCTGGAAATTGAGAAGGACCCGCTGAAGGCGCTGGATTACACCAGCCGCGGCAATCTGGTTGCCGTCATTTCCAACGGCACCGCTGTTCTGGGGCTGGGCGATATTGGCGCGCTGGCATCCAAACCGGTGATGGAGGGCAAGGCCGTCCTGTTCAAGAAATTCGCCAACCTCGACGCGATTGATATCGAAGTTGATGAAAAGGATGTCGACAAGCTGGTTGAAATTATCGCCGCGCTGGAACCATCGTTCGGCGGCATCAATCTGGAAGACATCAAAGCCCCGGAATGTTTCGAAGTTGAAAAGCGTTTGAAAGAACGCATGAACATTCCCGTCTTCCATGACGACCAGCACGGCACCGCGATTATTGTTGCCGCCGCCATTAAAAACTGGCTGCACCTGAAGGGCCGCAAGTTTGAAGATATTCGTCTGGTCGCCAACGGCGCGGGTGCCGCGGCGCTGGCGTGTCTGAACCTGCTGGTGAATGCGGGCCTGCCGAAGAAAAACATTATCGTCTGTGACCGCAAAGGCGTTGTGTACAAGGGCCGCGTCGAACAGATGGACCCGTACAAGGAACAATTCGCCGCCGACACCAACAGCCGCACACTGGATGAAGCGCTGGAAGGGGCCGACATCTTCCTCGGCCTGTCCGCCGCCGGGGCGTTGACGGGTGACATGGTCAAGAAAATGGGCAAGGCCCCGCTGATCATGGCGCTGGCCAACCCGACGCCGGAAATCATGCCGGAAGAAGCGCGCGAAGCCAAACCGGATGCCATCATCTGCACCGGCCGATCCGATTACACCAACCAGGTGAACAACGTTCTGTGCTTCCCGTTCCTGTTCCGTGGCGCGCTGGATGTTGGCGCGACCGCCATTAACGAAGAGATGAAGCTGGCGTGCGTGAACGCGATTGCCGAACTGGCGCGCAAGGAAGTCACGGCGGAAGTGGCCGCCGTGTATCCGGACGAACATCTGGAATTTGGTCCGGAATATTTGATTCCGAAGCCGTTTGACCCGCGTTTGATCACCACCCTGCCCGTCGCCGTGGCCAAGGCCGCGATTGAAAGCGGTGTAGCAGCACGCCCGATCACCGATTGGGTTGCATACAGCGAAAAACTGAACAGCTATACCTATCGCACCAGCATGGCGATGCGCCCGCTGTTCAGCCGCGCCAAAGCCCACCCGAAACGCGTTGTTTACGCCGAGGGTGAAGAAGAACGCGTCCTGCGCGCCGTGCAAACGGTTGTGGACGAACATCTGGCGTCCCCCATCCTGATCGGTCGGAAAGACGTGGTGGAAACCCGCCTGAAACGCCTGGGCCTGCGCATGAAGATGGGCAAGGACTTTGAACTGATCGACCCGGAATACGATCCGCGTTACCGCGATTATTGGTCGTCGTACCACCAGATCATGGAACGCCGCGGCGTGACCCCGGCTGTGGCCCGGACCGTTTTGCGGACCAACTTCACCGTTATCGGTGCGTTGATGGTTCAAAAACGTGAGGCCGATGCCATGATTTGTGGCACGGTTGGCCAGTATCAAAGCCACCTGAAAGACGTGGTTGATATTATTGGCCTGCGCCCCGGCGTTGAAACGGCCGCCGCATTGAACGCGCTGATCCTGCCGCGCGGGACGTTCTTCATCTGTGACACACAGGTGAACCCGAACCCGAGCGTGGCGCAATTGTCGGAAATGACTATTCTGGCCGCCGAAGAAGTATCCCGTTTTGGTATCAAGCCGAAGATCGCCATGCTGTCCCATTCCAATTTCGGAACGGGCAACACCGACACGGCCTGCCGCATGCGGGCCGCATTGGCGGATATTCGCAACCGTGCGCCGGAACTGGAAATCGACGGCGAAATGCACGCCGATTCCGCATTGTCCGAAGCCATCCGCGCCGTCAGTATGCCGAATTCCACGCTGACCGGCGTGGCCAATATGTTCGTTATGCCGAATATCGATTCCGCGAATATCAGCTTCAACATGCTGCGCATTCTGGGCGAAGGCATTTCGATTGGCCCGATCCTGCTGGGTCTGGCCATGCCGGCGCATATTCTGACCCCGTCGGTTACGCCGCGCGGGATCATCAACATGACCGCACTGGCCACCGTCAGCGCACAGGTCCATGAAACAGAAAGCGGAGCGGATGCGCCAAAACAGGCCATCGCCGTCTAA
- a CDS encoding M23 family metallopeptidase, which yields MIRLKMMMARKWVVIIAGLLLVSGCGSAPYDVHTYKFGQHGGAGSSGAHVVAAGDSVYALAERYRLDMRDIITVNNLNAPYTLEPGQHLLLPPPREYKVRAGDSLYTVSRLFGVSITDIARLNNLRTPYTVMAGSTLRIPATAVEETVTRQHVAMKGAASADVIERETLAPINPPARPGAVTAEALPPPSSSTQVAKASPSSASIPAPDVRPANQASKKLAAKVPETVPPRASSKFLRPVDGKVISSYGAKAGGLHNDGINIQAAKGAPVKAAENGVVVYASNEMKGYGNMVLIRHADRWMTAYSHMDSISIKRGDTVKRGQAIGTVGMTGSVDTPQLHFEIRRGVQALNPEAYLDGRKS from the coding sequence ATGATCCGGTTGAAAATGATGATGGCGCGTAAATGGGTTGTTATTATTGCGGGGCTGTTGTTGGTGTCGGGGTGCGGGTCGGCCCCGTATGATGTTCATACCTATAAATTCGGTCAGCATGGCGGCGCGGGCAGTTCCGGGGCCCATGTCGTGGCCGCCGGGGACAGTGTTTATGCGCTGGCCGAACGCTATCGTCTGGATATGCGGGATATTATCACGGTCAATAATCTGAATGCGCCCTATACGCTGGAGCCGGGGCAGCATTTGCTGTTGCCGCCGCCGCGTGAATATAAGGTGCGCGCTGGGGATAGTCTTTATACCGTGTCGCGTTTGTTTGGGGTCAGCATCACCGATATTGCGCGGCTGAATAATCTGCGCACACCCTATACCGTCATGGCGGGATCGACGTTGCGGATTCCGGCGACGGCGGTAGAAGAAACCGTAACGCGCCAGCATGTTGCCATGAAGGGTGCCGCCAGTGCCGATGTGATTGAGCGTGAAACATTGGCACCAATCAATCCGCCCGCGCGGCCCGGCGCGGTGACGGCGGAGGCGTTGCCGCCCCCATCCTCATCCACTCAGGTGGCGAAGGCGTCGCCTTCATCCGCGTCTATCCCGGCACCGGATGTGCGTCCGGCCAACCAGGCGTCGAAAAAACTGGCCGCGAAAGTTCCGGAAACCGTGCCACCCCGCGCATCGTCAAAATTCCTGCGCCCGGTCGATGGCAAGGTGATTTCGTCCTATGGCGCGAAGGCGGGTGGTCTGCATAATGACGGCATCAATATTCAGGCGGCCAAGGGCGCGCCGGTGAAGGCCGCTGAAAACGGCGTTGTTGTGTATGCCAGCAATGAAATGAAGGGGTATGGGAATATGGTTCTGATCCGCCATGCGGATCGATGGATGACCGCGTATTCCCACATGGATTCCATCAGCATCAAACGTGGCGATACGGTCAAACGTGGGCAGGCGATTGGCACGGTGGGGATGACCGGGTCGGTGGATACGCCGCAACTGCATTTTGAAATTCGCCGCGGGGTTCAGGCGTTGAATCCTGAAGCCTATCTGGATGGGCGGAAATCATAA
- a CDS encoding N-formylglutamate amidohydrolase — MSVEFFPPPLHRDRLYHVTQPRVGEVPVIFDSPHSGRDYPDDFGYACDFDMLQRAEDNDVDHLFDSVADAGGTLLCALFPRCYIDTNRAEDDIDVDLLSEKWPGPLRPSMRSYAGIGLIRRLVRPGVPVYDKQLSVRAIQHRIQNYYLPYHACLKHLIDDAHYRYGQVWHINCHSMPSAAAMTLPARGPFPAAPTVPPVFPAQPDFVLGDRDGTSCDIAFTHALRDFLRGLGYKVSVNNPYKGVELVRRYADPARGRHSIQIEINKALYWDEVKNKRNKNYNALKDDIDKLVTFSANYAEHHLVNLAAD; from the coding sequence ATGAGCGTCGAGTTTTTTCCACCACCCTTACATCGCGATCGCCTGTATCACGTGACCCAACCCCGCGTGGGCGAAGTTCCGGTGATTTTCGATTCCCCGCACAGCGGGCGCGATTACCCGGATGATTTTGGATATGCCTGTGACTTCGATATGCTGCAGCGGGCCGAAGATAACGACGTCGACCATTTGTTTGACTCCGTTGCGGATGCGGGCGGCACATTATTATGTGCCCTGTTCCCCCGGTGCTATATCGACACCAATCGGGCCGAAGACGATATTGACGTCGATTTGCTATCGGAGAAATGGCCGGGACCGCTCCGCCCCAGCATGCGATCCTATGCCGGGATCGGGTTGATCCGCCGGCTGGTTCGACCGGGCGTTCCCGTCTATGACAAACAATTATCGGTGCGCGCCATCCAGCACCGCATCCAGAATTATTACCTGCCCTATCACGCGTGCCTGAAACACCTGATCGATGATGCGCATTATCGCTATGGCCAGGTTTGGCATATTAACTGTCATTCCATGCCCTCGGCCGCGGCCATGACTCTGCCTGCACGCGGACCATTCCCAGCCGCCCCGACCGTGCCGCCCGTGTTCCCAGCGCAGCCGGATTTCGTCCTGGGCGACCGCGACGGGACCAGTTGCGATATTGCCTTTACCCACGCTCTAAGGGATTTCTTAAGAGGTTTGGGCTACAAAGTCAGTGTGAACAACCCGTACAAGGGTGTGGAACTGGTCCGCCGTTACGCCGATCCGGCCCGGGGCCGCCACTCCATCCAGATTGAGATCAACAAAGCCCTGTACTGGGATGAGGTAAAAAACAAAAGAAACAAGAATTACAATGCGCTAAAGGACGATATCGACAAACTGGTTACATTTTCCGCAAATTATGCAGAACACCACCTTGTCAACCTGGCCGCGGATTAG
- the serS gene encoding serine--tRNA ligase yields MHDLRAIRENPEIFDKNWARRGLAPQTSAILALDEQRRALQTQMQELQNRRNVASKEIGQIKAKGGDASALMDEVAAIKEKAPALEAEEAALAEKLNGILSSLPNILDADVPVGPDEDHNVEVRKEGTPKTQSGPDHVAIGEGLGMMDFETAAKMSGARFVLMHSGLAQMERALAQFMLDTHTREHGYTEVSPPLLVRDNAVYGTNQLPKFSEDLFRTTTDHWLIPTAEVSLTNMAADMIMDAESLPLRVTAFTPCFRSEAGAAGKDTKGMIRQHQFYKVEMVTITTPDQSAAEHERMTNCAENILRKLELPFRTIILCEGDTGFGARRTYDLEVWLPGQGKYREISSCSNCGDFQARRMKARMRRRGGKDVEFVHTLNGSGLAVGRALIAILENYYDPADGGVFVPTVLKPYMGGLDKIMPLGADARVLQAAAG; encoded by the coding sequence ATGCACGATCTTCGCGCCATCAGGGAAAACCCTGAAATATTTGACAAAAACTGGGCCCGTCGGGGTCTGGCGCCGCAAACATCCGCCATTTTGGCCCTGGATGAACAGCGCCGCGCCCTGCAAACCCAGATGCAGGAGCTGCAAAATCGTCGCAACGTGGCCTCCAAGGAAATCGGCCAGATCAAGGCCAAGGGCGGTGACGCCAGCGCCCTGATGGACGAAGTGGCCGCGATCAAGGAGAAAGCCCCCGCGCTGGAGGCTGAAGAAGCCGCTTTGGCCGAAAAGCTGAATGGCATTCTCTCCAGCCTGCCCAATATTCTGGATGCCGATGTTCCCGTTGGACCGGACGAAGACCACAACGTCGAAGTCCGCAAGGAGGGCACCCCGAAAACCCAAAGCGGTCCCGACCATGTCGCGATTGGCGAGGGTCTTGGGATGATGGATTTTGAAACGGCGGCCAAAATGTCGGGCGCGCGTTTCGTGCTGATGCATTCCGGTCTAGCCCAGATGGAGCGTGCCTTGGCACAGTTCATGTTGGACACCCACACCCGCGAACATGGTTATACGGAAGTTTCGCCGCCGTTGTTGGTGCGTGACAATGCCGTGTATGGCACCAACCAGTTGCCGAAATTTTCCGAAGATCTGTTCCGCACCACCACGGATCACTGGCTGATCCCGACGGCGGAAGTGTCGCTGACCAACATGGCGGCGGACATGATTATGGATGCGGAATCCCTGCCATTGCGTGTGACCGCCTTTACCCCATGTTTCCGGTCCGAAGCCGGGGCCGCGGGCAAGGACACCAAGGGCATGATCCGCCAGCACCAGTTCTATAAAGTCGAAATGGTCACCATCACCACGCCGGACCAATCGGCGGCGGAACATGAACGCATGACCAATTGCGCGGAAAACATACTGCGCAAACTGGAATTGCCGTTCCGCACGATCATCCTGTGCGAAGGGGATACCGGGTTTGGCGCACGCCGGACCTATGACCTCGAAGTCTGGCTGCCGGGGCAGGGGAAATACCGTGAAATTTCCAGCTGTTCCAACTGTGGCGACTTCCAGGCCCGCCGGATGAAGGCGCGTATGCGCCGTCGCGGGGGCAAGGATGTTGAATTCGTCCACACCCTGAACGGATCGGGTCTGGCCGTGGGCCGGGCGCTAATCGCCATTTTGGAAAATTACTATGACCCAGCCGATGGTGGCGTGTTTGTTCCAACCGTTTTGAAGCCCTATATGGGCGGTTTGGACAAGATTATGCCGCTGGGGGCCGATGCGCGCGTGTTGCAGGCGGCTGCGGGATAA
- the mgtE gene encoding magnesium transporter, whose product MDNNDQDMIEKDVTDSLGAQIAPEGEGDDVVFGLTDRYIQAIVEALRNGDEDVVSRELADLSEADIAELIEKVEDEDRQTLLQTHGDLLDPYVFSELDSGLRRKVLTEMPARQVAALISEMDSDDALDLIIDLPDDFQHEVIRFLSAKTRITLEEGLNFPEESAGRLMQREFVAVPQFWTIGKTIDYLRAATEELPDEFFDLFVIDPAYHVVGIIPLNRVVRSKRSEKLEDLRLEDIHPIPATMDQEEVAQLFRRENLTSAPVVDESGRLIGVVTVDDIVDVIDEEAQEDFLKLGGVGQDDLYSNIRGTTRARFPWLFVNLFTAFSAAAVISLFSNTIEQLVALAALMPIVASMGGNAGTQALTVAVRALATRELSSINERRIVIKEILVGAINGCIFAILIGCVAGFVFSNPMLGVVIGMALIINLINAGLFGAGIPIVLNKLGADPAVASAVVFLTTMTDIVGFFAFLGLATIFLL is encoded by the coding sequence ATGGATAATAACGATCAGGATATGATCGAAAAGGACGTCACCGACAGCCTCGGCGCGCAAATCGCGCCCGAGGGTGAAGGCGATGATGTCGTTTTCGGTCTAACCGATCGTTACATTCAGGCGATTGTTGAAGCCCTGCGCAACGGCGACGAAGACGTCGTCTCGCGCGAGCTGGCCGATCTGAGCGAAGCCGACATTGCCGAACTGATCGAAAAGGTTGAGGACGAAGATCGCCAGACCCTCCTCCAGACCCATGGCGATCTGCTCGATCCGTATGTGTTCTCGGAACTGGATAGCGGCCTGCGCCGCAAGGTTCTGACGGAAATGCCGGCGCGGCAGGTTGCCGCCCTGATTTCCGAAATGGACAGTGACGATGCGCTGGATCTGATCATCGACCTGCCGGACGATTTCCAGCACGAAGTTATTCGTTTCCTGTCCGCCAAGACCCGGATCACGCTGGAAGAAGGTTTGAACTTCCCGGAAGAATCCGCCGGGCGTCTGATGCAGCGGGAATTTGTGGCTGTGCCGCAATTCTGGACCATTGGTAAAACCATTGATTACCTGCGCGCCGCGACCGAAGAATTGCCGGATGAATTTTTTGACTTGTTCGTTATCGACCCGGCCTATCACGTTGTCGGCATCATTCCGTTGAACCGCGTTGTCCGGTCGAAACGATCGGAAAAGCTGGAAGATTTAAGGTTGGAAGACATCCACCCGATCCCGGCCACGATGGACCAGGAAGAAGTGGCGCAATTGTTCCGCCGTGAAAACCTGACATCTGCCCCGGTTGTTGATGAATCGGGCCGCTTGATCGGCGTGGTCACGGTTGACGACATCGTGGACGTTATCGACGAAGAAGCCCAGGAAGACTTCCTGAAACTCGGCGGTGTGGGTCAGGATGACTTGTACAGCAACATTCGCGGCACAACACGGGCGCGGTTTCCGTGGCTGTTTGTGAACCTGTTCACGGCCTTTTCCGCGGCGGCGGTCATTTCATTGTTCAGCAATACAATTGAACAGCTTGTGGCGCTGGCCGCGTTGATGCCGATTGTGGCCTCCATGGGCGGTAATGCGGGAACACAGGCTTTGACCGTGGCGGTGCGTGCCTTGGCCACACGGGAATTGTCATCCATCAACGAACGCCGCATCGTGATCAAAGAAATTCTGGTCGGCGCCATCAACGGGTGCATCTTTGCCATCCTGATCGGCTGCGTCGCCGGATTTGTGTTCAGCAACCCGATGCTGGGCGTTGTGATTGGCATGGCGCTGATCATCAACCTGATTAACGCCGGATTGTTTGGCGCGGGCATTCCCATTGTGCTGAACAAATTGGGGGCCGACCCGGCTGTGGCCTCCGCCGTAGTATTTTTAACCACCATGACCGATATTGTGGGCTTCTTCGCCTTCCTCGGCCTGGCAACGATTTTCCTTTTGTAA
- a CDS encoding protein-L-isoaspartate(D-aspartate) O-methyltransferase, which produces MNTPTPAPKIIRLIMALRSAGITDTAVLSAMERIPREIFIPRAMQDQAYEDIALPIGRGQTISQPFIVAYMTQALELNDRMKVLEIGTGSGYQACILSKLVRRVYTIERHKPLLEHAEKIFEQLKIRNITAIAGDGMKGWPQQAPFDRIIVTAAAQDSPPQALLEQLAIGGIMIVPVGRTGHQVLKRYKREGDDTYAVKDLMPVRFVPLLPDLARYSENADDPVENDDGA; this is translated from the coding sequence ATGAACACACCCACACCCGCCCCGAAGATTATCCGCCTGATTATGGCCCTGCGCAGTGCAGGCATCACCGACACGGCTGTCCTGAGCGCCATGGAGCGGATTCCGCGCGAGATCTTTATCCCCCGCGCGATGCAGGATCAGGCGTATGAGGATATTGCCCTGCCCATCGGGCGCGGCCAGACGATCAGCCAGCCTTTCATCGTCGCCTATATGACCCAGGCGCTAGAGCTGAACGACCGGATGAAGGTGTTGGAGATTGGCACCGGGTCGGGGTATCAGGCGTGCATCCTCTCCAAACTCGTCCGCCGGGTTTACACGATTGAACGGCACAAGCCATTGTTGGAACATGCCGAGAAGATTTTTGAGCAGTTGAAAATCCGCAACATTACCGCCATTGCCGGGGATGGGATGAAGGGCTGGCCGCAACAAGCGCCGTTCGACCGTATCATCGTCACGGCGGCCGCGCAGGATTCCCCGCCGCAAGCCTTGCTGGAACAACTGGCCATCGGCGGCATTATGATTGTGCCCGTAGGCCGCACGGGCCATCAGGTTTTAAAACGGTACAAGCGCGAAGGTGATGATACTTACGCGGTGAAGGATTTGATGCCGGTTCGCTTCGTTCCGCTTCTGCCCGATTTGGCCCGCTACAGTGAAAATGCCGATGATCCGGTTGAAAATGATGATGGCGCGTAA
- a CDS encoding DUF3592 domain-containing protein yields MGGVIGLMAAVQQVGWLVAGLFFWFIACVMILSHIYDRRTKKTYNGQIAGLRVRGDVTKGKAVYYPIVSYTNESGALIEAETRHGSSGLAGKLPGRAVRVMPDAHEPGVVTIRDGSGIFLTLVLLAMGAVPIIIGVSQYPVTPYTILIFAAFGAWVAWKIARMIRPRHEWQSREEFRRRKAAELLTKRAECARINRDEAIVQLKAIDDLAFRFLPLSLLIAFIFLGVGAWVGYDTGTLLKNRAHAEGRVVALDRPSGSDAYYPVVEYRTHDDEWVRFTDKTGSNAPSVAVGQGVDVIYDVRKPDRAMIGTTVPAVWIVVVACGLVGLVVLVAVIRTFCGVTMWRRRGYNIF; encoded by the coding sequence ATGGGGGGCGTGATTGGCCTGATGGCCGCGGTTCAGCAGGTGGGGTGGCTGGTCGCGGGCCTGTTCTTCTGGTTTATCGCGTGTGTGATGATCCTGAGTCATATCTATGATCGCCGGACCAAAAAAACCTATAACGGCCAGATTGCGGGTTTGCGCGTGCGCGGGGATGTGACGAAGGGGAAGGCTGTTTATTATCCGATTGTGTCTTATACAAACGAATCCGGTGCACTGATTGAAGCGGAAACGCGCCACGGATCATCCGGATTGGCCGGAAAATTACCGGGGCGGGCCGTGCGCGTGATGCCGGATGCGCATGAACCCGGTGTTGTCACCATTCGCGACGGGTCCGGAATTTTCCTGACGCTGGTTTTATTGGCAATGGGCGCGGTGCCGATTATAATTGGCGTATCGCAATATCCCGTCACGCCCTATACGATTTTGATCTTTGCCGCTTTCGGGGCGTGGGTGGCGTGGAAGATTGCGCGCATGATCCGCCCGCGCCATGAATGGCAAAGCCGTGAAGAGTTCCGCCGTCGCAAGGCGGCAGAATTATTGACCAAGCGCGCAGAGTGCGCACGCATCAACCGCGATGAAGCAATCGTGCAGTTAAAGGCGATTGATGATCTGGCCTTCCGTTTTCTTCCTCTCAGTCTTTTGATCGCTTTTATTTTTCTGGGTGTTGGTGCATGGGTTGGCTATGACACGGGGACGCTGTTGAAAAACCGCGCCCATGCCGAGGGGCGCGTCGTGGCTCTTGATCGACCATCAGGGTCGGATGCGTATTACCCGGTTGTGGAATATCGCACCCATGATGATGAATGGGTGCGCTTTACCGACAAGACGGGCAGCAATGCGCCCAGCGTGGCGGTTGGGCAGGGCGTTGATGTCATTTACGATGTCCGTAAACCGGACCGCGCCATGATTGGCACAACCGTGCCCGCCGTGTGGATTGTTGTGGTGGCGTGTGGTCTGGTCGGGTTGGTGGTGCTGGTGGCTGTGATCCGGACCTTTTGCGGCGTTACGATGTGGCGGCGGCGCGGCTATAATATTTTCTAA
- a CDS encoding GNAT family N-acetyltransferase: MTASHLVRPDIEYKDSYLEALAEFHAEDRLKYYDMLDLRADFDGFVKMLRTERGVEHQPLQDWADPVPETVLWFVKDDHYLGTVKIRHRLNWHLEKWGGNIYFAIRPSMRGKGYGKKILTKSRPYANYIGLEKALITVSPDNVSAIEIIEGAGCTFEEETAATAQFPARRRYWMDCS, from the coding sequence ATGACCGCTTCGCATCTCGTCCGCCCCGATATCGAATATAAAGACAGCTACCTTGAAGCGCTGGCCGAATTTCATGCGGAAGACCGCCTGAAATATTACGACATGCTCGACCTGCGGGCGGATTTTGACGGCTTCGTCAAAATGTTGCGGACTGAACGCGGGGTCGAACACCAGCCGCTACAGGATTGGGCCGACCCTGTGCCGGAAACGGTTTTATGGTTTGTGAAGGATGACCATTATCTGGGCACTGTGAAAATCCGCCATCGCCTGAACTGGCACTTGGAAAAATGGGGCGGCAATATTTATTTCGCTATCCGTCCCTCCATGCGTGGCAAGGGCTATGGCAAGAAAATCCTGACCAAATCACGCCCCTACGCCAATTATATTGGCCTGGAAAAAGCCCTGATCACCGTATCGCCCGACAATGTATCGGCGATTGAGATTATCGAAGGTGCGGGCTGTACGTTTGAAGAAGAAACCGCAGCCACCGCCCAGTTCCCGGCCCGCCGCCGGTATTGGATGGATTGCTCATAA
- the lipB gene encoding lipoyl(octanoyl) transferase LipB: protein MEIKTSTDLVAYPDALRFMEDRVAAIHTGTAGDLVWLLEHPALYTAGTSAKASDLLDARFPVFDAGRGGEYTYHGPGQRVGYVMLDLKKRQQVPDLKKYIWQLEEWVIRAIATFGVKGERREGRVGIWVVTPAGESKIAAIGVRIRHWITYHGVSINVDPDLSHFTGIVPCGIRDYGVTSLKALTGADVPMEALDKALLDAWDSVFSLADSGINSAA from the coding sequence ATGGAAATCAAAACCAGCACCGATCTTGTCGCTTACCCGGACGCCCTTCGTTTTATGGAGGACCGCGTCGCGGCCATCCATACCGGAACGGCGGGGGATCTGGTCTGGTTGCTGGAACACCCGGCCCTTTATACGGCGGGGACCAGCGCCAAGGCATCCGATTTGCTGGATGCGCGCTTCCCGGTTTTTGATGCGGGGCGGGGCGGGGAATACACTTATCACGGCCCCGGCCAGCGCGTCGGGTATGTGATGCTCGATTTAAAGAAGCGCCAGCAAGTTCCTGATCTGAAAAAATATATCTGGCAACTTGAAGAATGGGTGATCCGTGCTATCGCGACCTTCGGTGTGAAGGGCGAACGACGCGAGGGGCGCGTTGGTATCTGGGTCGTGACGCCAGCGGGTGAATCAAAAATCGCGGCAATCGGTGTGCGTATCCGCCACTGGATTACTTACCATGGTGTATCAATCAATGTTGATCCGGATTTGTCGCACTTCACCGGCATCGTGCCGTGTGGCATTCGTGATTACGGCGTGACGTCCTTAAAGGCGTTGACCGGGGCGGATGTGCCCATGGAGGCGTTGGACAAGGCGTTGCTGGACGCGTGGGACAGTGTCTTTTCCCTCGCTGACTCTGGCATAAACTCGGCGGCGTGA
- the yajC gene encoding preprotein translocase subunit YajC → MFISIAHASADAAAATGSTGGMLTSNLLMILLMVVMFYLLLIRPQQRRFKEHRDMLDALKKGDKVLTAGGLIGAVDSIDTANGEVVVDLGNGLKVTALRSTIQTRIDPKPANDTVKK, encoded by the coding sequence ATGTTTATCTCTATCGCACATGCATCGGCTGATGCCGCCGCCGCAACCGGTTCCACGGGCGGGATGCTGACATCCAACCTGCTGATGATCCTGTTGATGGTTGTCATGTTCTATCTGTTGCTGATCCGTCCGCAACAGCGCCGGTTTAAAGAACACCGCGATATGCTGGACGCGCTGAAAAAGGGCGACAAGGTTCTGACCGCTGGTGGCCTGATTGGTGCAGTAGACTCTATTGATACCGCGAATGGCGAAGTTGTTGTCGATCTGGGCAATGGTTTGAAGGTGACGGCTCTGCGCTCCACCATCCAGACCCGCATTGATCCGAAACCGGCCAACGACACCGTGAAGAAATAA